Below is a window of Pseudomonadota bacterium DNA.
TTGCCCATAGCAGGATTTTTATTGAATACGACGATGGTACAACGGAAGGAACATGCAGCCTCCATTGTGCCGCTATTGACTTTGCAATAAACATAGATAAGTCGCCTGAAACAATTTGGGTTGGAGATTATAATTCAAAAAATCTTATAGATGCACAAAAAGCTTTCTGGGTAATCGGCGGAAGCAAAACCGGTGTTATGACTAAAAGAGCAAAATGGGCATTCATATATGAAGAAGACGCAAAAAAATTTATTAAAGAAAATGGTGGAAAGCCAGCCACATTCGATGAAGCAATAAAAGCTGTATATGAAGATATGTATCAGGATACAAAAATGGTACGGAAGATGAGAAAGTTAAAGAAAATGATCAAACAGTAAGGAGTAATATATGAAAATTAAAACTATCATGGCTTTGATTATTGTAATTATTCTTTTTCCGGTTATTTTTGTTCAGGCATCTGAACGTTGTATCATGTGCGGTATGGATGCTTTAAAAAGTGAAACGAAATTTATAATCGAGATCACCGAAGGCAAAAAAGAGATTTCTGCCGGCAAATATTCTTTATGCTGTTTACATTGCCTGGTTATTTTAAAGGCAAGAATACCTGGAGGTAAAATCGGTTCAATTCTTGCCCGTGATTATGACACTGTTACGGGACAATATGACAGCGGAAA
It encodes the following:
- a CDS encoding nitrous oxide reductase accessory protein NosL produces the protein MKKLIFYLTICMIFCISMPGLLLAQDDVQKHKSCKYCSMDREKFAHSRIFIEYDDGTTEGTCSLHCAAIDFAINIDKSPETIWVGDYNSKNLIDAQKAFWVIGGSKTGVMTKRAKWAFIYEEDAKKFIKENGGKPATFDEAIKAVYEDMYQDTKMVRKMRKLKKMIKQ
- a CDS encoding nitrous oxide reductase accessory protein NosL, producing MKIKTIMALIIVIILFPVIFVQASERCIMCGMDALKSETKFIIEITEGKKEISAGKYSLCCLHCLVILKARIPGGKIGSILARDYDTVTGQYDSGKMIDAKNAFYLVESNARPKGSMVPFMLIFSSESTAEKYKKVYGGKIFNWTDIWKYTESIQ